Proteins encoded together in one Synechococcus sp. A15-62 window:
- a CDS encoding ATP-dependent RecD-like DNA helicase: protein MTELLPPGTSTWPSSFTAGLHAALRRRIPPQVDGPALEELSRDLVLALEQGELTVALTPERLAVAQASGWLEGDASPLLLQADRLGWRRWLQAMEQVVTELVERAHAPVPKPVKAVDPELSDRLNAEQCAAVRALDQASVVLLSGGPGTGKTSTVVEILARAEARHPGLRIGLAAPTGKAARRLGDAVLAQRAPLPCSTLHRWLEAGSRGFGRHRQRPLELDLLVIDEMSMLDLALTQALLEALPSGCRLLLVGDPAQLPPVGSGAVWHRLQQPDVRSRFGEGAVHLERTYRNRGALAQVAHQLRQGDLAAFAADLAALPAQANLQVHPSPLRRFPALVRQRWLERLQQLQALTVDLDRCSEQELMAESRPLFALLEQDLLLCPRRRGPWSLEDVHRTLLGANAADKIERWPIGLPVICGSNQPELGLANGDLGVVIGAGSEQRLLFQVVDPDGQLQVRRLHPARLQRLEPAVALTIHRAQGSEADRVIVLWPDPLEDGPAADHQRRLLYTAITRARASLDLVTLI, encoded by the coding sequence GTGACGGAGTTGCTGCCCCCGGGAACCAGCACGTGGCCCTCCAGCTTCACGGCTGGCCTCCATGCTGCCCTGCGACGTCGGATCCCGCCCCAAGTGGATGGCCCCGCCCTGGAGGAGCTCAGTCGCGACCTGGTGCTGGCCTTGGAGCAGGGAGAGTTGACGGTGGCGCTGACGCCGGAACGGCTGGCCGTTGCCCAAGCCAGTGGCTGGCTGGAAGGCGATGCCTCTCCCCTGCTGCTTCAGGCTGATCGGCTGGGCTGGCGCCGCTGGTTGCAGGCTATGGAGCAGGTGGTGACCGAGCTGGTGGAGCGGGCCCACGCTCCGGTTCCCAAGCCCGTCAAGGCAGTCGATCCCGAGCTGTCGGATCGTCTCAACGCTGAACAGTGCGCTGCCGTGCGCGCCTTGGATCAGGCCTCGGTTGTGCTGCTCAGCGGTGGTCCGGGTACGGGCAAAACCAGCACGGTGGTGGAGATTCTGGCCCGGGCAGAAGCCCGCCATCCCGGCCTGCGCATCGGTTTGGCGGCCCCCACCGGCAAGGCGGCCCGGCGCCTGGGGGATGCGGTGCTGGCGCAACGGGCTCCGTTGCCTTGCAGCACCCTCCACCGCTGGTTGGAGGCCGGCAGCCGTGGCTTCGGCAGGCACCGCCAGCGTCCCCTTGAGCTGGATCTGCTGGTGATCGACGAGATGTCGATGCTGGATCTGGCCTTGACCCAGGCCCTGCTCGAGGCGTTGCCCAGCGGTTGCCGGCTGCTGTTGGTGGGGGATCCAGCCCAGCTGCCGCCGGTGGGGAGTGGAGCGGTCTGGCACCGGCTTCAGCAGCCGGACGTTCGCAGTCGCTTCGGTGAAGGGGCGGTGCACCTCGAGCGCACTTACCGCAACCGCGGTGCGCTGGCCCAGGTGGCGCACCAGTTGCGCCAGGGGGATCTGGCCGCGTTCGCTGCGGATCTGGCTGCGTTGCCTGCGCAGGCCAATCTGCAGGTGCATCCCAGCCCCCTGCGTCGTTTTCCAGCCTTGGTGCGCCAGCGCTGGCTGGAGCGCCTCCAGCAGCTGCAGGCGCTGACGGTTGATCTCGACCGCTGCAGCGAACAGGAGCTGATGGCGGAGTCCCGGCCCTTGTTTGCGCTGCTCGAGCAGGACCTGTTGCTCTGTCCACGCCGCCGGGGGCCGTGGAGTCTTGAAGATGTGCACCGCACGCTGCTGGGGGCCAATGCCGCCGACAAGATTGAGCGTTGGCCGATCGGCTTGCCGGTGATCTGCGGCAGCAATCAACCGGAACTCGGCTTGGCCAATGGCGACCTCGGGGTTGTGATCGGGGCAGGCTCTGAACAACGCCTGTTGTTCCAGGTGGTGGATCCCGATGGCCAGCTGCAAGTGCGCCGTCTGCATCCAGCCCGTTTGCAGCGTCTGGAGCCCGCTGTGGCGCTCACCATCCATCGGGCCCAGGGCAGTGAGGCGGATCGGGTGATCGTGCTCTGGCCCGATCCCCTCGAGGATGGCCCGGCTGCTGACCATCAACGCCGTTTGCTCTACACAGCGATCACGCGAGCCCGTGCCAGCCTTGATCTGGTGACGCTGATCTGA
- a CDS encoding UvrD-helicase domain-containing protein, protein MAQRFDSNTYLLGPGVRLLEASAGTGKTFALAHLCLRLITEADHSLEALLVVTFTDAAAEELRSRIGQRLQQALQGLEQLEQGMEASAPDPVLADWLSGSEPGEARQRWIRRLLVALEQLDRADITTIHGFCRRSLRRLALSNAAAMEPQLDTDASALQAEVVQDLWQQELLSLPPDQFKALRQRGLSPLTLRRGLAQLDGEQQPRFRAVDGAIDLDQPLAPQLEHWLAQLWDDFVPLWQRDHAALDAGFRQAAEQWKAQGCGTTTPYSAKPKTDRCAQINQWLDGQTSVPSLLEIAAREKPLKEYFHPGSWCKVARKCGETDPSLVMPALQAAVAALWDAPIERTWQYLLERGLQELDRRRRRRGVITFGGLLAAMDPGDDAVAWLAPLQQRYRAVMVDEFQDTDPVQWRLLQRAFGGGERHLLLLVGDPKQAIYRFRGGDLATYMAARDQVERIDHLLDNFRTTAPLMEGLNRLMAPGLPRSELPVPAVQPRSSATSPQDAPALQLLLLSTEAPSSRSALEADLPRRLAAMVLEQLQQRDDLTPADLCVLVSRHQQAEDLRRALGACGLPTRLVTQGDVLDSEAALLLQWFLDALAEPGDDARLRLLACSGLMNIAPDALEPGRLDQLALQLRGWAELMPRLGLLGALADLLNGEQMAGLSERGRMLGDLQQAARLVQEAMHRQGLNVATAADWLRRERLHPSQPVPEARQPHSDQADSAIAVVTVHRSKGLEYPVVICPYLWQSPPAVSGPLWRDPRSGECLARVDVHWGEGWQAAQQAQQDAAAEAERLAYVAVTRAQTQLILIWARANGQEDSPLPAWLFGAEAAGDAIDSLTDERLSQALAERQVPISIDGLVESLPSGKCWRPPLLAEPLALGSIPKRIDRSWGRASYSAWIASSDDVQLHEQGRDRDPGAEESTLELMAARAEPAWSETGPLAAFPRGAGAGDCLHRILEQFPFSAAEATEPRQRHELIAAELRRAGLDPDLQNDVLTGLEQVLKTPLGGPLGALSLDRLGPHQRLPELSFDLPVQHVRTVDLVAAFGCDAEARFGRSYSPALASLSINSRGFLTGSIDLVFQDPQHQRWWVLDWKSNWIGERRTSAEPGLCGPHHYSQEAMEAQMLHHHYPLQAHLYLVALHRHLRWRLPDYNPEQHLGGYVYCFLRGMPGAVSASPEDAVGPGRIVESVPLNRIAALDRALGEVPA, encoded by the coding sequence ATGGCCCAGCGCTTCGATTCCAACACCTACCTCCTCGGCCCTGGGGTCCGCCTGCTTGAGGCCAGCGCTGGTACCGGCAAAACCTTTGCTCTGGCGCATCTCTGCCTGCGGTTGATCACGGAGGCCGACCACTCCCTCGAGGCGTTGTTGGTGGTGACCTTCACCGATGCGGCGGCCGAAGAGCTGCGCTCCCGCATCGGCCAGCGGCTGCAACAGGCGTTGCAGGGCCTCGAACAGCTGGAGCAGGGGATGGAGGCTTCCGCTCCAGACCCCGTCCTGGCGGACTGGCTGTCGGGTTCCGAGCCAGGGGAGGCACGTCAGCGGTGGATTCGGCGCTTGCTGGTGGCCCTCGAGCAGCTGGACCGGGCCGACATCACCACCATCCATGGCTTCTGCCGCCGCAGCCTGCGCCGTCTGGCCCTCAGCAACGCTGCGGCGATGGAGCCTCAGCTGGACACCGACGCCTCCGCGCTCCAGGCCGAGGTGGTTCAGGACCTGTGGCAACAGGAGCTGCTCAGCCTGCCGCCGGATCAGTTCAAGGCGTTGCGTCAACGCGGCCTCTCTCCCCTGACCTTGCGCAGGGGGTTGGCGCAACTCGATGGCGAACAGCAGCCGCGGTTCAGGGCCGTTGATGGGGCGATCGATCTCGACCAGCCCCTCGCCCCACAGCTGGAGCACTGGCTGGCGCAGCTCTGGGACGACTTCGTGCCGCTCTGGCAGCGGGACCATGCCGCCCTGGATGCCGGGTTCCGTCAAGCGGCCGAGCAGTGGAAAGCCCAGGGCTGTGGAACCACCACCCCTTATTCCGCCAAGCCCAAGACCGATCGCTGCGCGCAGATCAACCAGTGGCTGGATGGGCAGACCTCAGTGCCATCGCTGCTGGAGATTGCCGCCCGTGAGAAGCCGCTGAAGGAGTACTTCCACCCCGGCAGTTGGTGCAAGGTCGCGCGCAAGTGCGGTGAGACCGACCCCAGCCTGGTAATGCCGGCTCTGCAGGCCGCCGTAGCGGCGCTCTGGGATGCACCGATTGAGCGCACCTGGCAGTACCTCCTGGAACGGGGCTTGCAGGAGCTGGACCGCCGCCGTCGCCGACGTGGGGTGATCACATTCGGTGGCTTGTTGGCCGCCATGGATCCCGGCGATGACGCTGTTGCCTGGCTTGCACCGCTGCAACAGCGTTACCGGGCTGTGATGGTGGATGAGTTTCAGGACACCGACCCCGTGCAGTGGCGCTTGTTGCAGCGCGCCTTCGGTGGTGGTGAACGCCACCTGCTGCTGTTGGTCGGGGATCCCAAGCAGGCGATCTACCGCTTCCGTGGTGGTGATCTGGCCACCTACATGGCCGCGCGGGATCAGGTGGAGCGGATCGATCACCTGCTCGACAACTTCCGCACAACGGCACCGCTGATGGAGGGGTTGAACCGCTTAATGGCTCCGGGTCTCCCCCGATCTGAACTGCCGGTGCCCGCGGTGCAGCCCCGCAGCTCCGCCACCTCACCCCAGGATGCCCCGGCGTTGCAACTGCTACTGCTCTCCACGGAGGCGCCCTCCAGCCGCAGTGCCCTGGAAGCAGATCTGCCCCGACGGCTCGCCGCGATGGTGCTGGAGCAACTGCAGCAACGGGACGACCTCACCCCAGCGGATCTCTGTGTGCTGGTGAGTCGTCATCAACAGGCGGAAGACCTGCGCCGCGCCCTGGGGGCCTGCGGGCTTCCCACCCGCCTGGTGACCCAGGGCGATGTGCTCGACAGTGAAGCCGCATTGCTGTTGCAGTGGTTCCTCGATGCCCTGGCGGAACCGGGCGACGACGCTCGCCTGCGCCTGCTGGCCTGCTCTGGATTGATGAACATCGCGCCCGATGCTCTGGAGCCGGGGCGGTTGGATCAGCTGGCGCTGCAGCTGCGTGGTTGGGCTGAGCTGATGCCGCGGCTGGGTCTGCTCGGGGCTCTGGCCGATCTGCTCAACGGCGAACAGATGGCGGGGCTGTCGGAACGGGGCCGGATGCTGGGGGATCTGCAGCAGGCGGCACGGCTGGTGCAGGAGGCGATGCACCGCCAGGGGCTCAATGTGGCCACCGCGGCGGATTGGTTGCGGCGGGAGCGGTTGCACCCCAGCCAGCCCGTACCGGAGGCCCGTCAGCCCCACAGCGATCAGGCCGACAGCGCCATCGCCGTGGTCACCGTCCACCGCAGCAAGGGGCTGGAATATCCGGTGGTGATCTGCCCCTATCTCTGGCAGTCGCCCCCAGCCGTGTCCGGTCCGCTCTGGCGTGATCCGCGCTCTGGGGAGTGCCTGGCGCGGGTGGATGTTCATTGGGGGGAGGGCTGGCAGGCCGCGCAACAGGCGCAGCAGGACGCTGCGGCGGAGGCCGAGCGGCTGGCCTATGTCGCGGTCACCCGAGCCCAAACCCAATTGATCCTGATCTGGGCCAGGGCCAACGGCCAGGAGGATTCCCCGTTGCCCGCCTGGTTGTTCGGAGCTGAGGCCGCTGGGGATGCGATCGACAGCCTCACCGATGAGCGGCTGAGCCAAGCCCTGGCGGAGCGACAGGTTCCGATCAGCATCGATGGCCTGGTCGAGAGCCTGCCCAGTGGCAAGTGTTGGCGGCCTCCGCTGCTGGCCGAGCCCTTGGCCCTTGGTTCCATCCCCAAGCGGATCGACCGGAGTTGGGGCCGGGCCAGTTACTCGGCCTGGATTGCTTCATCCGACGACGTTCAGCTGCATGAACAGGGTCGCGATCGCGATCCCGGCGCTGAGGAATCGACGTTGGAACTGATGGCGGCGAGGGCAGAACCGGCATGGTCTGAGACGGGGCCGCTGGCGGCCTTTCCGCGCGGGGCCGGGGCCGGGGACTGTCTGCACCGGATCCTCGAACAGTTCCCCTTTTCTGCGGCGGAGGCCACGGAACCCCGCCAACGGCACGAGCTGATCGCCGCCGAGTTGCGCCGGGCCGGGCTTGATCCCGATCTGCAAAACGATGTGTTGACGGGGTTGGAGCAGGTGTTGAAGACGCCCCTCGGGGGACCGCTGGGGGCGTTGTCGCTGGATCGGCTGGGGCCGCACCAGCGCCTGCCTGAACTCAGTTTTGATCTGCCGGTGCAGCACGTACGCACGGTCGATCTGGTGGCCGCCTTCGGTTGTGATGCCGAGGCCCGTTTTGGCCGCTCCTACAGCCCGGCGCTGGCGTCGCTCTCGATCAACAGCCGCGGGTTTCTCACCGGTTCCATCGATCTGGTGTTCCAGGACCCCCAGCACCAACGCTGGTGGGTTCTCGACTGGAAGAGCAATTGGATCGGTGAACGGCGCACCAGTGCTGAGCCCGGACTGTGCGGACCGCATCACTACTCCCAGGAGGCGATGGAGGCGCAGATGCTGCACCACCACTACCCCCTGCAGGCCCACCTCTACCTGGTGGCCTTGCACCGCCATCTGCGTTGGCGGCTGCCGGATTACAACCCGGAGCAGCATCTGGGGGGGTACGTCTACTGCTTCCTGCGGGGGATGCCCGGAGCTGTGAGTGCCTCTCCGGAGGATGCTGTCGGACCGGGACGCATCGTTGAATCCGTGCCGCTCAATCGCATCGCAGCCCTGGATCGAGCTCTGGGGGAGGTGCCGGCGTGA
- a CDS encoding nucleotide sugar dehydrogenase, whose amino-acid sequence MTQRICCIGAGYVGGPTMAVIADRCPQVQVQVVDINQARIDAWNDADLSKLPVYEPGLDRVVERARGRNLSFSTDVAASIAAADMVFISVNTPTKTKGLGAGQASDLRWVEACAREVAQAATGHTIVVEKSTLPVRTAAAIKTILEVAGDGEDQRTFSVLSNPEFLAEGTAIRDLEAPDRVLIGGDDPASIDALVAIYAHWVPQQQILRTNLWSSELSKLTANAFLAQRISSINSIAAFCEASGADVREVARAIGTDSRIGPKFLNAGPGFGGSCFQKDILNLVYLCRHFGLPEVADYWESVVALNTWQQHRIARLVVEKLFGTVTGKRLAILGFAFKADTNDTREAPAIRICRDLLEEGAQLAIHDPKVAVQQMARDLQQKAEPQEDALSGTGSWAEARTVEEAVTRADAVLVLTEWQEYRTLNWMSLAPRMRKPAWVFDARAITDHEQVRAAGLTLWCVGDGDV is encoded by the coding sequence ATGACTCAACGGATCTGCTGCATCGGTGCGGGCTATGTGGGTGGTCCGACCATGGCGGTGATCGCTGATCGTTGCCCGCAGGTGCAAGTGCAGGTGGTGGACATCAACCAGGCGCGCATCGATGCTTGGAATGATGCCGATCTGAGCAAGTTGCCGGTGTATGAACCCGGGCTCGACCGCGTGGTGGAGAGGGCTCGAGGGCGCAACTTGTCGTTCTCAACCGATGTGGCGGCCTCGATCGCTGCTGCAGACATGGTGTTCATCTCAGTGAACACGCCCACCAAGACGAAGGGGCTTGGCGCTGGACAGGCCAGTGATTTGCGCTGGGTGGAAGCCTGTGCTCGAGAGGTGGCTCAGGCGGCCACCGGCCACACGATCGTGGTGGAGAAGAGCACCCTGCCGGTGCGCACGGCTGCCGCCATCAAAACCATCCTGGAAGTTGCTGGTGACGGAGAGGATCAGCGCACCTTTTCGGTGCTCTCCAATCCTGAATTTTTGGCGGAAGGAACGGCCATTCGTGATCTGGAGGCTCCGGACCGGGTGTTGATCGGTGGCGATGACCCTGCATCCATTGATGCCCTCGTCGCGATTTACGCCCACTGGGTGCCCCAGCAGCAGATTCTGCGCACCAACCTCTGGAGCAGTGAGCTCTCCAAGCTCACCGCCAATGCCTTCCTGGCCCAGCGGATCAGTTCGATCAATTCGATCGCGGCGTTCTGCGAGGCCAGTGGGGCGGACGTGCGCGAAGTGGCCCGGGCCATTGGCACCGACAGTCGGATCGGTCCAAAATTCCTCAATGCTGGCCCAGGTTTCGGTGGCAGCTGTTTTCAGAAGGACATTCTCAATCTGGTGTATCTATGCCGGCATTTCGGCCTGCCGGAGGTGGCTGATTACTGGGAGAGTGTGGTGGCTCTGAACACCTGGCAACAGCACCGCATTGCCCGGTTGGTGGTGGAAAAACTGTTTGGCACGGTGACCGGAAAGCGGCTGGCGATTCTTGGTTTTGCGTTCAAGGCTGACACCAACGACACCCGAGAGGCTCCGGCGATTCGCATCTGCCGCGACCTTCTTGAGGAAGGCGCTCAGCTAGCCATTCACGATCCCAAAGTGGCTGTTCAACAGATGGCCCGTGACCTTCAACAGAAGGCAGAACCCCAGGAAGACGCACTCAGTGGAACTGGCAGTTGGGCTGAAGCTCGCACTGTTGAAGAGGCTGTAACCAGGGCCGATGCGGTACTTGTGCTCACTGAATGGCAGGAGTACCGCACCCTCAACTGGATGTCTCTGGCCCCTCGGATGCGCAAGCCGGCCTGGGTCTTCGATGCTCGGGCGATCACCGATCACGAGCAGGTGAGAGCGGCAGGCCTCACCCTTTGGTGCGTTGGGGATGGAGATGTTTGA
- a CDS encoding UDP-glucuronic acid decarboxylase family protein — MPSGRSVKNIHLVTGGAGFLGSHLVDRLMEAGEEVICLDNYFTGRKVNIARWIGHPRFELIRHDVTEPIKLEVDRIWHLACPASPIHYQFNPVKTAKTSFLGTYNMLGLARRVGARLLLASTSEVYGDPEVHPQPESYRGCVNPIGVRSCYDEGKRIAETLCFDYQRMNGVEVRVMRIFNTYGPRMLPDDGRVVSNFIVQALRGEPLTLYGDGSQTRSFCYVSDLIEGMMRLMNGAHTGPMNIGNPDEFTIRQLAELVRARINPALPLIEKPLPQDDPMQRKPVIDLAREQLNWHPTVSLEQGLDPTIDSFRKVLNFRDHPEA, encoded by the coding sequence ATGCCTTCTGGAAGGTCCGTCAAGAACATCCACCTTGTTACCGGCGGTGCCGGCTTTCTCGGCTCGCATTTGGTCGACCGGCTGATGGAAGCCGGTGAAGAAGTGATCTGTCTGGACAACTATTTCACCGGGCGCAAGGTCAACATCGCCCGCTGGATCGGCCATCCCCGCTTCGAACTCATTCGTCACGATGTCACCGAACCGATCAAGCTCGAGGTGGATCGGATCTGGCATCTGGCTTGCCCTGCCTCGCCGATTCACTATCAGTTCAATCCGGTCAAAACCGCCAAAACCAGCTTCCTGGGTACCTACAACATGCTGGGCTTGGCGCGGCGGGTGGGGGCACGGTTGCTGCTCGCCAGCACCAGTGAGGTGTACGGCGATCCTGAGGTGCATCCCCAGCCAGAGAGCTATCGCGGTTGTGTAAACCCGATCGGAGTGCGCAGTTGCTACGACGAGGGTAAGCGCATCGCCGAGACCCTCTGTTTTGACTACCAGCGCATGAATGGGGTGGAGGTGAGGGTAATGCGGATTTTCAACACTTATGGCCCGCGCATGCTCCCCGATGACGGCCGGGTGGTGAGCAACTTCATTGTTCAGGCCCTTCGTGGTGAACCCTTGACGCTGTATGGCGATGGCAGTCAGACCCGTTCGTTTTGTTACGTGAGTGATTTGATCGAGGGCATGATGCGATTGATGAATGGAGCTCATACGGGACCGATGAATATCGGCAATCCGGATGAATTCACGATCCGGCAGCTGGCAGAACTGGTACGCGCTCGGATCAACCCGGCTTTGCCTTTGATTGAGAAACCTTTGCCGCAGGATGATCCGATGCAGCGCAAGCCTGTCATCGACTTGGCTCGAGAGCAGTTGAATTGGCATCCAACTGTGTCACTGGAGCAGGGCTTGGATCCGACGATCGATTCGTTCCGTAAGGTCCTGAATTTTCGAGATCACCCTGAGGCTTGA
- a CDS encoding exodeoxyribonuclease V subunit gamma, producing MLTVYRSNRAEFLARLLSRQLIEQKPGPLETVEVMVNTWPTSRWLGEQLATANGISSLVRFPFPGSRLRQLVRQVLHLPAQEDDPWRAGQLVWAVLELLPELLEQPVAQPLRVWLTQREGTASGLTRDRWQLARSIADAMDDYALYRPDQLEQWKQPRPDDDWQPVLWRLLAQRLPRAPFGLQVREAVECLRRGDVDPALLPERLRLFGISALAPVQVDLIQALSGLLEVEIYLLTPCPDLWQRCGSRRASLGDDWLIPPDGGWLAEAPRLEAVLGRMGAEFQQLLEGSGEAQLGERREGDLFAGSLQIAAAEERQPTLLDQLQQQLVNAESIAELTRSSNDQSLLFQAAPGPWREVQLVRDRILQWLAADPELEPRDVLVMTPQIERYAPLLSSVFNDTAAIGVDLPWRLTDRSQQSSPGLSMAMFTLLELAATRLTATGLERLLANPALQGQQGLTPEEAVLITQTLQRSGFRWGLDARERGGDEVHSLRWCLDRWLLGLVLPVEPGLAPAGAAPFQQELDPDRLVRWWTLLDRLARMLDRLRQPRPCHGWVELLQSLLQELFAEGGAWTDEAQSWAAALEEWRLRAHDCPLDLDAAVALEVLQEALSVDSGRFGHRSGALTISALEPMRAIPHKVVILMGLDSADFPRPSRRPGFHLLEQQRRLGDPRSSDQDRYVLLEALMSARRHLLISWCGRLERTGEPQPPAAPVEQWLSVLQEQLQRAGASTEGLLVMPAANPLSRENFRPKAPLSCDRRQLEARRCLDAAPASVPNPQGLAWASLWQPEINDDEAEGRDGDDLALDPEALLAWLQQPQKAWLQARGLRPGEGIEAVEDLEALELEGLQRYLLLNHELEEQFILGSAPDWTASLAGQGVLPAGAGAALEQEELQKRWQDLQRQLASLGPCRREVPVLAGLPMPLLYAGDTQVVVQPGMLTAAAVMRGWLQHLLLCAEGSAPAAGSAVVARSTRVAGAEVHLRWTALPTAEAEDQLQQLVRLAQQGLERCWPVPPKSGWQMVAKDRRKPGEGPQDFRKSWQDEGATPVMQLCFGTDIAAEQLMDQAGFQEACQLLYGPLLTYLRLTK from the coding sequence TTGCTGACGGTTTACCGAAGCAACAGGGCTGAATTTCTGGCTCGCTTGCTCTCCCGTCAGTTGATCGAGCAGAAGCCGGGCCCCCTTGAGACAGTGGAGGTGATGGTCAACACCTGGCCCACCAGCCGATGGTTGGGGGAACAGCTGGCCACGGCCAATGGCATCAGTTCCCTGGTGCGGTTCCCTTTCCCGGGCAGTCGCCTGCGGCAGTTGGTGCGCCAGGTGTTGCATCTTCCTGCTCAGGAGGACGATCCCTGGCGGGCGGGCCAGCTGGTGTGGGCGGTGCTCGAGTTGCTGCCGGAGCTGTTGGAGCAGCCCGTCGCCCAGCCGTTGCGGGTCTGGCTCACCCAGCGTGAAGGAACCGCCTCGGGGTTGACGCGGGACCGCTGGCAGTTGGCCCGTTCCATCGCCGATGCCATGGACGATTACGCCCTCTACCGCCCCGATCAACTGGAGCAGTGGAAACAGCCGCGGCCTGATGACGATTGGCAGCCTGTGCTCTGGCGACTGCTGGCCCAACGGCTGCCCCGGGCTCCCTTTGGATTGCAGGTGCGTGAGGCCGTCGAGTGTCTCCGGCGGGGAGATGTTGATCCGGCCCTGCTGCCGGAGCGACTGCGGCTGTTCGGCATCAGTGCTCTGGCACCGGTGCAGGTGGATCTGATTCAGGCCTTGTCCGGTCTGCTGGAGGTGGAGATCTACCTGCTCACCCCGTGTCCGGATCTATGGCAGCGCTGCGGCAGTCGGCGTGCCTCGCTCGGGGATGACTGGCTGATCCCGCCGGATGGGGGATGGTTGGCGGAGGCGCCGCGTTTGGAGGCCGTTCTCGGGCGGATGGGCGCCGAATTTCAGCAGTTGCTGGAGGGCTCCGGTGAAGCGCAGCTGGGGGAGCGCCGCGAGGGAGATCTGTTTGCAGGTTCCCTGCAGATCGCTGCGGCGGAAGAGCGTCAGCCCACCTTGCTCGATCAGCTTCAGCAGCAGCTGGTGAATGCCGAGAGCATCGCTGAGCTGACTCGTTCCTCAAACGATCAATCGCTGTTGTTTCAGGCGGCACCGGGGCCTTGGCGGGAGGTGCAACTGGTGCGGGATCGCATCCTGCAGTGGCTGGCGGCCGATCCCGAGCTCGAGCCCCGCGACGTGCTGGTGATGACGCCGCAGATCGAGCGCTATGCGCCGCTGCTCAGCTCCGTGTTCAACGACACGGCGGCCATCGGTGTTGATTTGCCCTGGCGCCTCACCGATCGCAGTCAGCAGAGCAGTCCGGGGCTGTCGATGGCGATGTTCACGCTGCTGGAGCTGGCTGCGACACGCCTCACCGCCACGGGGCTGGAACGTCTGCTGGCCAACCCGGCCTTGCAGGGCCAGCAGGGACTCACGCCGGAGGAGGCGGTGTTGATCACGCAAACGCTGCAACGCAGCGGTTTTCGCTGGGGATTGGACGCCCGTGAGCGGGGCGGTGACGAGGTGCACAGCCTGCGTTGGTGTCTCGACCGTTGGCTGCTGGGTCTGGTGCTGCCGGTGGAGCCGGGTCTGGCTCCGGCAGGGGCGGCACCCTTCCAGCAGGAGCTGGACCCCGATCGCCTGGTGCGTTGGTGGACGCTGCTGGACCGTTTGGCGCGGATGCTTGATCGCCTTAGGCAGCCCCGGCCGTGCCATGGCTGGGTGGAGCTGCTCCAATCCCTGTTGCAGGAGCTGTTCGCTGAGGGCGGGGCCTGGACTGATGAGGCGCAGAGCTGGGCGGCGGCGCTTGAGGAGTGGCGGCTGCGGGCCCATGACTGCCCCCTGGACCTCGACGCTGCCGTGGCCTTGGAGGTGCTGCAGGAGGCCTTGTCGGTGGACAGCGGCCGCTTCGGTCACCGCAGTGGTGCCCTCACCATCAGTGCCCTGGAGCCGATGCGGGCGATTCCGCACAAGGTGGTGATCTTGATGGGCCTCGACAGCGCCGACTTTCCGCGCCCGAGTCGCCGTCCTGGCTTTCATCTGCTGGAGCAGCAACGGCGCCTGGGGGATCCCCGCAGCAGCGACCAGGACCGCTACGTGCTGCTGGAGGCTTTGATGTCGGCACGCCGTCATCTGCTGATCAGCTGGTGCGGGCGGCTGGAGCGCACCGGTGAGCCTCAGCCGCCTGCTGCGCCAGTGGAACAGTGGCTTTCAGTGCTGCAGGAGCAGTTGCAACGGGCCGGTGCCTCCACGGAGGGGTTGTTGGTCATGCCGGCGGCCAACCCCCTCTCCCGTGAGAACTTCCGGCCTAAGGCGCCGCTCAGTTGTGATCGCCGTCAGCTGGAGGCCCGGCGCTGCCTGGATGCTGCTCCTGCTTCAGTCCCGAATCCCCAGGGGCTGGCCTGGGCATCGCTCTGGCAGCCGGAGATCAACGATGACGAGGCCGAGGGACGGGACGGAGACGATCTGGCCCTGGACCCTGAAGCGTTGCTGGCCTGGTTGCAGCAGCCCCAGAAGGCCTGGTTGCAGGCGCGGGGGTTGCGGCCTGGGGAAGGCATTGAGGCGGTGGAGGATCTCGAGGCGCTCGAGTTGGAGGGCCTGCAGCGCTATCTGCTGCTCAACCACGAGCTTGAGGAGCAGTTCATTCTTGGATCGGCTCCGGATTGGACGGCGTCGCTGGCGGGCCAGGGTGTGCTGCCGGCGGGGGCTGGGGCGGCCCTTGAGCAGGAGGAATTGCAGAAGCGTTGGCAGGACCTGCAACGGCAGCTTGCATCGCTTGGTCCCTGCCGCCGGGAGGTGCCGGTGCTCGCCGGCCTGCCGATGCCCCTGCTTTACGCCGGCGACACCCAGGTGGTGGTCCAGCCCGGGATGCTCACGGCCGCGGCGGTGATGCGCGGCTGGTTGCAGCACCTGTTGCTGTGCGCTGAGGGATCGGCTCCTGCAGCCGGTTCAGCGGTGGTGGCGCGCAGCACCCGGGTTGCCGGCGCCGAGGTGCACTTGCGCTGGACGGCGTTGCCGACGGCTGAAGCCGAGGACCAGCTGCAGCAGCTGGTGCGGCTGGCACAACAGGGGTTGGAGCGGTGCTGGCCAGTTCCCCCGAAGAGCGGCTGGCAGATGGTCGCCAAAGACCGGCGCAAACCGGGGGAGGGGCCGCAGGATTTCCGCAAGAGCTGGCAGGACGAAGGGGCCACCCCGGTGATGCAGCTCTGCTTCGGCACGGATATCGCTGCGGAGCAATTGATGGATCAGGCCGGATTCCAGGAGGCATGCCAGCTTCTGTACGGCCCGCTGTTGACTTATCTGAGATTGACAAAATAG